The proteins below come from a single Chitinophaga pinensis DSM 2588 genomic window:
- a CDS encoding glycoside hydrolase family 2 TIM barrel-domain containing protein — MKAIGGNTIRTWDTANLKAILDEAAANNLAVVAGFYVPESKYLDHFYRNEKKVEAQYNAFRKVVLRYRSHPALLMWCLGNEVDFPYSPKYNRFYAVYNRLLDMIHAEDPDHPVTTAMINYQFRNIMNIRLKISGLDLLSFNTFGDLKKLDEQLSDNDWLWKGPFLVSEWGIYSPQESRTTAWSAPIEPTSTEKAKYYHEFYTKYLPVNNPRFLGALTFYWGYKTEITPTWYSIVDQHGAQTALLQEMESCWTNRQPLHPAPAVERLLINGKKPIDNIFLSPDTIQTAELKMITTDTSRLRILWEVTDEDFDPGYSATIHVYDAGITPQNSARITFRSPSKEGPYRIYSWVYDKYGNIATANTPFYVIETKDKNTGTRIPAYAH; from the coding sequence TTGAAAGCAATAGGAGGTAATACCATCCGTACCTGGGATACCGCCAATCTTAAAGCAATTCTGGATGAAGCTGCTGCCAACAACCTTGCCGTCGTTGCAGGCTTTTATGTTCCCGAAAGCAAGTATCTGGACCATTTTTACCGTAATGAAAAGAAAGTGGAAGCACAATATAATGCCTTCCGGAAGGTCGTATTACGTTACCGCTCCCACCCTGCTTTGCTGATGTGGTGCCTGGGTAACGAAGTAGACTTTCCTTACAGTCCTAAATACAACCGGTTCTATGCCGTTTATAACCGCCTGCTCGACATGATACATGCCGAAGACCCGGATCATCCTGTTACCACGGCGATGATCAATTATCAGTTCAGAAATATTATGAACATCCGGTTAAAGATCTCCGGACTTGATCTGCTATCGTTTAATACTTTCGGCGATCTGAAAAAACTGGACGAGCAGCTGTCGGATAATGACTGGTTATGGAAGGGTCCCTTCCTCGTCTCTGAATGGGGGATCTATTCTCCGCAGGAATCGCGGACGACGGCATGGAGCGCACCGATTGAACCTACCAGTACCGAAAAAGCAAAATATTATCATGAATTCTATACAAAATACCTTCCGGTAAACAATCCACGTTTCCTTGGCGCACTGACCTTTTACTGGGGATATAAAACGGAAATCACGCCTACCTGGTACAGCATCGTCGATCAGCATGGCGCTCAGACAGCCCTCCTGCAGGAAATGGAATCCTGCTGGACAAACAGACAGCCGCTACATCCGGCACCGGCGGTAGAAAGGTTGCTGATAAATGGCAAGAAACCGATCGATAACATCTTTCTGTCTCCTGACACGATACAGACTGCTGAGTTGAAAATGATAACGACTGATACCTCCCGGCTCCGTATTCTATGGGAAGTGACAGACGAGGATTTTGACCCTGGATACAGCGCTACCATCCACGTTTACGATGCAGGGATTACTCCTCAGAACAGCGCACGGATCACCTTCCGTTCGCCATCAAAAGAAGGCCCCTATCGTATCTATTCATGGGTCTATGACAAATATGGAAATATTGCAACTGCCAATACCCCCTTTTACGTAATTGAAACAAAAGACAAAAATACGGGCACGCGTATCCCGGCCTACGCGCATTGA
- a CDS encoding GMC family oxidoreductase N-terminal domain-containing protein, with protein sequence MHIPVLFYFHGYVKRDPLDYTPLFARMLLAILINAILSVGLFLLAGPSLHFRTTTVLIVMAVVNSLLYGPLNILLRKCSSLVTALLVFAPFFLYDLYQENHFRQSSALHPACWEYDGHFIFAALQPPVLRLLLIFALYALIFGVLSIWLYRIAARLLFGKKEDITEPDERAYKLFFSEARSSENIPKPRRDFAFLALRILGSFYLFYLLVLIIGVLGEHAWPGQVQQLIKMTYANPALAINTYFKIILMTTLAFVAAYNKSLRYHCSLALFAGHSVSTVYALVFHYCRALQASDPTNFLLTSAITDGALLVLFVWMAIAYKKAAAIHAAARDLPINFSVPLTLVKYLYTGMSVLFMLFCAAIVLIRLKASPDGGIGAVYGAPDPMVGNTVTLYATLAVLCIFLINKEALRNHFFNALVIPLLAGGSIAVLWLITGDLNGGVFITTRSGAGVQVNWYFPLFALVHALLATLMIRIRKMYYDIDYTTNTLSPSSAINVMALSNAFFSSDNQQQASDLELVDKYAGGIKGRKRGLLNLPFALFENVLNLVYGIRPCFSSMQRDEQRYYLSRYFFRNEWQRKRAFIPPLAELAYQIGLSLNSIIMFANFSTINVRNAMGYVPVNARDRTQGDMPAYPPPHESIARLPHDEKDPANFKPAGIAEKEEVAPRVTTPVKEEKLPQEVDYFIVGSGAGGAVAAYRLACTVANPGSILLLERGTRYQPLQDFQDTEIEMMKKVYKEGGLQQTKTFSMTLLQGECVGGTTVVNNAVCFTIPNTIREIWQQQYDIDLSGLDMEYQQIAAELSIKPLEANGVNREVAARFSQAVERYNRTAADKLITTFPVLVNHLHTMGDGNWNLGNKRMRKRSMLETYIPWAESRGVKVIPNMTAVQFIEDPAQPGRAGEVIVRADNGNLQRVKVRKAVIVAGGVISSSHFLMRSGVKNENIGKRLSCNFALPVAFEFDRPVRAYDGDQITMAAMDSKGRAIFETYFNPPASFGLSSIPFFFDRRDAITGRYCYYLNLGALIGSSAGGEVLKKADLINGQAFVWQLGEEDISKIKFAIEKLIELGRFGGAVKAVIPTKPGIEIDLTNEDEVDRFIGQLSGFPVRMKDLPVSTAHPQGGNLMAGSQSPHRTQRVVDESFCLEGYNNVFVADASLFPVSITVNPQWTIMALSSLACKQIVSRFK encoded by the coding sequence ATGCATATACCTGTATTGTTTTATTTCCACGGTTATGTAAAGCGGGATCCGTTGGATTATACACCACTTTTTGCCCGTATGCTCCTGGCGATATTGATCAATGCGATCCTCAGCGTGGGATTGTTCCTGCTGGCAGGACCATCGCTGCATTTCCGCACCACAACGGTATTGATCGTTATGGCTGTTGTTAACAGCCTGTTGTATGGTCCGCTAAATATATTACTCCGGAAATGTTCTTCGCTGGTCACCGCTCTGCTGGTATTCGCCCCGTTTTTTCTATATGATCTGTACCAGGAAAATCATTTCCGTCAAAGCAGCGCCCTGCATCCTGCCTGCTGGGAATACGACGGTCATTTTATATTCGCAGCGCTCCAGCCGCCGGTATTGCGGTTGTTGCTGATATTCGCCTTATATGCCCTTATTTTCGGCGTATTGTCTATCTGGTTGTACCGGATTGCGGCAAGGCTGCTGTTCGGGAAAAAAGAGGATATCACCGAACCTGATGAAAGGGCTTACAAACTGTTTTTCAGCGAAGCGCGTTCTTCCGAAAATATTCCGAAACCCCGCAGGGATTTTGCTTTTCTGGCACTGCGGATATTGGGGTCTTTCTATCTTTTTTATCTGCTGGTACTGATCATTGGCGTCCTGGGAGAACATGCCTGGCCGGGTCAGGTACAACAGTTGATAAAGATGACTTATGCTAATCCGGCATTGGCCATCAATACTTATTTTAAGATCATCCTGATGACTACGCTCGCTTTTGTGGCTGCGTATAATAAGTCTCTGCGTTATCACTGTTCTCTGGCATTATTTGCTGGACATTCAGTGTCTACCGTCTATGCGCTGGTATTCCATTATTGCAGGGCGTTGCAGGCATCGGATCCTACTAACTTTTTACTGACCTCTGCTATCACAGACGGTGCTTTGCTGGTACTGTTTGTCTGGATGGCGATAGCGTATAAAAAAGCAGCAGCAATACATGCAGCTGCGAGAGATCTGCCGATTAATTTTTCCGTACCGCTTACACTGGTGAAATACCTGTATACCGGGATGTCTGTACTCTTCATGTTATTTTGTGCAGCTATTGTACTGATTCGTTTAAAAGCATCACCAGATGGCGGAATAGGAGCCGTTTATGGAGCGCCGGATCCGATGGTCGGTAATACGGTTACCTTGTATGCCACCCTGGCTGTATTGTGTATCTTCCTGATCAATAAAGAAGCCCTACGTAATCATTTTTTTAATGCGCTGGTCATCCCATTATTGGCAGGTGGTAGTATCGCGGTGTTATGGCTGATCACCGGTGATCTGAATGGCGGCGTGTTTATCACCACCAGATCCGGCGCAGGCGTACAGGTGAACTGGTATTTCCCATTGTTTGCATTAGTACATGCTTTACTGGCTACACTGATGATCAGGATCAGAAAAATGTACTACGATATTGATTATACGACTAATACTTTAAGTCCTTCTTCTGCCATCAATGTGATGGCATTGAGCAATGCTTTTTTTAGCAGTGATAACCAGCAACAGGCAAGTGACCTGGAACTGGTTGATAAATATGCGGGTGGTATCAAAGGGCGTAAAAGAGGATTACTGAACCTGCCTTTTGCACTCTTCGAAAATGTATTGAACCTGGTCTATGGCATCCGGCCCTGTTTTTCTTCCATGCAAAGGGATGAACAACGGTACTATCTGAGCCGCTATTTCTTCCGTAATGAATGGCAGCGTAAACGGGCATTTATTCCCCCATTGGCGGAGCTGGCGTATCAGATAGGATTGTCCCTGAATTCCATCATCATGTTTGCAAATTTCTCTACTATCAATGTGCGTAATGCCATGGGGTATGTACCTGTCAATGCGAGAGATCGTACACAGGGTGATATGCCTGCTTATCCGCCGCCGCATGAAAGTATTGCACGGCTGCCGCATGATGAAAAAGATCCGGCTAATTTCAAGCCTGCCGGTATAGCGGAAAAAGAAGAAGTAGCACCGAGAGTAACCACACCTGTGAAAGAGGAAAAACTGCCACAGGAGGTGGATTATTTTATTGTCGGTTCGGGTGCGGGAGGGGCCGTGGCTGCCTACAGACTGGCATGTACAGTAGCAAATCCCGGAAGTATCCTATTGCTGGAAAGAGGAACCCGTTATCAGCCTTTACAGGATTTCCAGGATACGGAGATAGAGATGATGAAGAAGGTCTATAAGGAAGGCGGATTACAGCAGACAAAAACCTTCAGCATGACCCTTTTACAAGGAGAATGCGTAGGTGGTACGACTGTTGTCAACAATGCCGTTTGTTTTACGATACCTAATACGATCAGGGAAATATGGCAACAGCAGTATGATATAGATTTGTCCGGACTGGATATGGAATATCAACAGATTGCTGCTGAATTGTCGATTAAACCACTGGAAGCAAATGGCGTAAACAGGGAGGTTGCCGCCAGGTTCAGTCAGGCAGTTGAACGATATAACCGGACCGCCGCAGATAAGCTGATCACCACCTTTCCGGTACTGGTCAATCACCTGCATACAATGGGAGACGGTAACTGGAATTTAGGAAATAAACGGATGCGTAAGCGCAGTATGCTGGAAACCTATATTCCCTGGGCGGAATCAAGGGGCGTAAAGGTCATTCCTAATATGACGGCAGTACAGTTCATCGAAGATCCTGCACAGCCGGGAAGGGCCGGAGAAGTGATAGTACGTGCGGATAATGGCAATTTACAGCGGGTAAAAGTGAGGAAGGCGGTCATTGTTGCCGGCGGAGTGATTTCCAGCAGCCATTTCCTGATGCGCAGTGGCGTTAAGAACGAGAATATAGGTAAACGTCTGAGCTGCAATTTTGCCTTACCGGTGGCCTTTGAATTTGACCGCCCTGTCAGGGCGTATGATGGCGATCAGATCACGATGGCTGCGATGGACAGTAAGGGCAGGGCTATTTTTGAGACGTATTTCAATCCGCCTGCCTCTTTTGGTCTTAGCAGCATCCCTTTCTTTTTTGACCGCAGAGACGCTATTACAGGCCGTTATTGCTATTATCTCAACCTGGGGGCACTCATTGGTTCATCCGCTGGGGGAGAGGTGCTTAAAAAGGCTGATTTGATCAATGGACAGGCATTTGTATGGCAATTAGGTGAGGAAGATATTTCAAAGATCAAGTTTGCCATTGAAAAACTGATAGAATTAGGCCGGTTCGGGGGCGCTGTGAAAGCAGTGATTCCGACAAAGCCAGGCATCGAAATAGATCTCACCAACGAAGACGAAGTTGACCGTTTTATCGGACAATTATCCGGCTTTCCCGTAAGGATGAAAGACCTGCCCGTCAGTACAGCTCACCCGCAGGGCGGTAACCTGATGGCGGGTAGTCAGTCGCCTCACCGTACACAGCGTGTCGTAGATGAGTCTTTCTGCCTGGAGGGTTATAATAATGTGTTTGTAGCCGATGCTTCCCTGTTCCCGGTTAGTATCACCGTCAATCCCCAATGGACGATCATGGCCCTGAGTTCGCTGGCATGTAAGCAGATCGTCAGCCGGTTTAAGTAA
- a CDS encoding SDR family oxidoreductase, with protein sequence MDSKNLYNRRQAIGGIGVGLASLMVNPAFSASSAGATAGSTAGADAGAGLEDPVSKYPKPPFKEQSQPWPGLAAKMEPRPDHGEASYKGSNRLAGRKALITGGDSGMGRAAAIAYAREGADVAINYLPAEEEDAKEVVELIKKAGRKAVAIPGDLREEAFCQKMVAEAVRQLGGLDILVNNAARQQTQKSILDITSEAFDATMKTNIYAPFWTVKAALPHLKPGAVIIATSSEQATDPSAELYDYAQTKAATTSYVKSLAKQLAEKGIRVNGVAPGPIWTPLQVSGGATMEKLKNFGGDTPFKRPGQPVELASIYVQLAASDGSYATGQIYGASGGNGQP encoded by the coding sequence ATGGACAGCAAAAATTTATATAATCGTCGTCAGGCTATCGGGGGTATCGGAGTGGGGCTGGCATCATTGATGGTCAACCCGGCATTCAGTGCCTCTTCTGCTGGTGCTACGGCAGGAAGTACGGCGGGAGCAGACGCTGGCGCAGGATTAGAAGACCCCGTTTCAAAATACCCCAAACCTCCGTTTAAAGAGCAATCTCAACCCTGGCCGGGACTGGCCGCCAAAATGGAACCCAGACCCGATCATGGTGAAGCCAGTTATAAAGGATCAAACCGGTTGGCCGGCAGAAAAGCATTGATTACAGGTGGTGATTCAGGTATGGGCCGTGCTGCCGCTATTGCCTATGCGCGTGAAGGTGCTGACGTAGCCATCAATTACCTGCCTGCTGAAGAAGAGGACGCAAAAGAAGTGGTGGAACTGATCAAAAAAGCCGGTCGCAAAGCAGTTGCTATTCCCGGTGATCTGCGGGAAGAAGCTTTTTGTCAGAAAATGGTAGCAGAGGCGGTTCGCCAATTGGGTGGCCTGGATATCCTGGTAAATAATGCAGCACGTCAGCAGACGCAGAAAAGTATCTTGGATATTACCAGTGAGGCATTTGATGCCACCATGAAGACAAATATTTATGCGCCGTTCTGGACCGTAAAGGCCGCTTTGCCACACCTGAAACCAGGTGCTGTGATTATTGCTACTTCCAGCGAACAGGCCACTGATCCTTCCGCAGAATTGTATGATTACGCACAGACAAAAGCAGCCACTACCAGCTATGTAAAATCACTGGCCAAACAGCTGGCAGAAAAAGGTATTCGTGTGAATGGTGTAGCTCCTGGTCCTATCTGGACTCCGCTGCAGGTAAGTGGCGGCGCGACTATGGAAAAACTAAAAAATTTCGGGGGAGATACGCCTTTTAAACGACCAGGACAACCTGTCGAACTGGCATCTATTTATGTACAGCTGGCAGCTAGTGATGGTAGTTATGCTACCGGTCAGATCTATGGTGCTTCCGGAGGAAAC